One region of Drosophila teissieri strain GT53w chromosome 2L, Prin_Dtei_1.1, whole genome shotgun sequence genomic DNA includes:
- the LOC122626634 gene encoding uncharacterized protein LOC122626634, whose product MVFKKGNIEFILESLETNCDHDYVEYFRKVPNTKLLYTFRVVKLAPAFTIDITVKVIKTQRIFYKMENLKGCDFLNNPLLFKMFGEVYNHLVVNGSYFKCPIKPKVYYLKNEGTVSIIPSIHPPGRFQLSMRVRMAESRAPFVMEMLWKYKIVRIK is encoded by the coding sequence ATGGTCTTTAAAAAGGGCAACATAGAGTTTATCCTGGAATCTCTGGAGACGAACTGTGACCACGATTACGTTGAGTATTTCCGCAAGGTTCCGAACACGAAACTGCTTTATACCTTTCGAGTGGTCAAACTGGCACCTGCTTTCACCATCGATATTACAGTGAAAGTGATTAAAACCCAGAGAATTTTCTATAAGATGGAGAACCTAAAGGGCTGTGACTTCCTAAACAATCCGCTGCTGTTCAAGATGTTTGGCGAGGTCTACAACCACCTCGTGGTCAATGGCAGTTACTTTAAGTGCCCCATCAAGCCGAAGGTTTACTACCTGAAAAATGAGGGTACGGTCTCAATAATTCCCAGCATCCATCCACCTGGACGCTTTCAGCTGTCGATGCGTGTGAGAATGGCGGAAAGTCGAGCGCCGTTCGTCATGGAAATGTTGTGGAAGTATAAAATTGTGCgtatcaaataa